A single Chaetodon trifascialis isolate fChaTrf1 chromosome 18, fChaTrf1.hap1, whole genome shotgun sequence DNA region contains:
- the LOC139347061 gene encoding protein shisa-2, translating to MWGGGFPMYVTVIVTLLLVIIDVKASGEYCHGWHDSQGAWKEGFQCPEKIDGEDAIICCGKCELRYCCSSTDARLDQGSCDNDRQTQDPGAESKESKDSGAVPIYVPFLIVGSVFVAFILVGSVVAVCCCRCLRPKQELSSGGATGSGAGSGRLLETIPMMASAGTSRGSSSRQSSTATSSSSSAPPAAPRPAPPPLMRAQASCCLPPDASVFVNMPTNFSVLNCQQATQIMPHQGQFLHPQYIGYAHPVSPTPAFLDATQGGYRPLQSPCPPPTGGSSVTSDQKYPPVTV from the exons ATGTGGGGAGGAGGTTTCCCGATGTATGTCACCGTGATTGTGACTCTGCTCCTGGTAATCATCGACGTGAAAGCCAGCGGGGAGTATTGCCACGGCTGGCACGACTCCCAGGGAGCGTGGAAAGAAGGGTTTCAATGCCCGGAGAAGATAGACGGCGAGGACGCGATCATCTGCTGCGGGAAATGCGAGCTGCGCTACTGCTGCTCCAGCACGGACGCACGGCTGGATCAGGGGAGCTGCGATAACGACCGGCAGACTCAGGATCCCGGAGCAGAGAGCAAGGAGAGCAAGGACTCCGGTGCAG tGCCCATCTATGTGCCGTTCCTGATCGTGGGCTCAGTGTTTGTGGCTTTCATCTTGGTGGGCTCTGTGgttgctgtgtgctgctgccgctgcctcCGGCCCAAACAGGAACTGTCATCAGGAGGTGCGACAGGAAGCGGGGCAGGCAGTGGTCGCCTCTTGGAAACCATCCCTATGATGGCCAGTGCAGGGACCTCTAGAGGTTCATCATCCCGCCAGTCCAGCACGGCCACCTCATCTAGCTCCTCCGCCCCGCCAGCCGCACCCCGCcccgctcctcctcccctcATGCGGGCTCAGGCCTCCTGCTGCCTGCCCCCTGATGCCAGCGTCTTCGTCAACATGCCCACTAACTTCTCTGTGCTCAACTGCCAGCAGGCCACGCAAATCATGCCTCACCAGGGACAGTTTCTGCACCCGCAGTACATCGGCTACGCCCACCCTGTGTCCCCTACCCCAGCCTTCCTGGATGCCACTCAGGGTGGATACAGACCCCTCCAGTCCCCCTGCCCTCCTCCCACCGGTGGGTCCAGTGTCACCAGTGACCAGAAATACCCTCCTGTGACTGTGTGA
- the spice1 gene encoding spindle and centriole-associated protein 1 isoform X1 — protein MSFVRVGRPQQHTKGKRPVRPKKAAAPKREWVNTVNDLSVHKPTPAELSHRHEIHKSHNKAAAQWELREKALKRRFRHPGSPAPLDHASLSIIREVFSDQLLLQDVLARSDRAMAVVKDLFGDAPRRQTGHPSVTMAPNCDSDSALPVLQRPDPPTQLSLLSQSMMDQQALNEVEASEADYSEDDACPTDYHVIQRANLRKMKAKSRGRLIQRQEVHRPNRDVADRDNVPVTPCPSGRAPDQTALNATVAVKRIRSRQSQSEEGKEEPSVLVSQVLNPELPLSQSGGISNRTSRARKCISQNSELNGSSVASLSGDQSSLGLLQAMLAQVEADLDTLIPDTEPASAQSPKQHRKQGLTGFSVGLVSTLGRLVHLLKQKEEEAYKEAQQRRRLEEELSEQRGLIDALTAETMALREEASTLQARLQQQTAEVEQKLDTVVLAMGGLGLLEAHIEPNQGSDVKAAVCQSAPVAERDPERRQASVSPAVLLSPPRQRDNLQQVPVTHPVRLHQELPHVDILPSREDVQAHSSASSLTSLPLTSLPSTSYLSLTSDPLGSQLSPEAMLAEIAQLSRQNDLIKARLSQAKGFESGVRGSPTSSNGQRRWSSGSTGRVTPQSAGEGRTSVCSSTGRSSRHVKAAEGEPTTDQATSPNALPLSSVEQRLLELNRQSAAARGRLLELIEQQKQNVSARVSPSESPIPPSAFSPHSAGGRGSPEVSMLLPAQELQSHTGGGERQYAGSEASSHSLGGETRDGQTKQMERRREREGWFALSAHVR, from the exons ATGTCGTTTGTGAGAGTGGGGCGTCCACAACAACACACCAAAGGGAAAAGGCCTGTTCGGCCCAAGAAGGCAGCTGCTCCCAAAAGAGAGTGGGTG AACACTGTCAATGACCTATCTGTGCACAAGCCGACACCTGCAGAGCTG AGCCATCGGCATGAGATTCACAAATCCCACAACAAGGCCGCAGCTCAGTgggagctgagagagaaagcCCTAAAACGCCGTTTCAGGCACCCTGGGAGCCCTGCGCCTCTCGACCACGCCAGCCTCAGCATCAtcagggag GTGTTCTCTGACCAGCTGCTGCTACAAGATGTGCTTGCCCGCTCTGACAGAGCCATGGCTGTGGTCAAGGACTTGTTTGGAGATGCGCCACGCAGGCAGACTG ggcaCCCCAGTGTGACGATGGCTCCAAACTGTGACTCTGACTCAGCACTGCCTGTGCTCCAGAGACCAGATCCTCCAACTCAGCTGTCACTGCTCAGCCAGTCTATGATGGACCAACAG GCTCTTAATGAAGTAGAAGCTTCAGAAGCAGACTACAGTGAAGACGACGCCTGTCCTACTGACTATCATGTAATCCAAAG GGCCAATCTACGAAAAATGAAGGCAAAGTCTCGGGGGAGATTGATACAGCGACAGGAAGTCCACCGTCCAAATCGTGATGTGGCAGACAGAGATAATGTCCCTGTAACCCCCTGCCCATCAGGCAGAGCACCAGACCAAACAG CTCTCAATGCCACAGTGGCTGTCAAGCGTATTCGGTCCAGACAAAGTCAGTCAGAGGAAGGCAAGGAAGAACCTTCAGTCCTGGTTTCTCAGGTCCTGAACCCCGAGCTGCCTCTCAGCCAGTCAG GCGGGATCAGTAATCGTACCAGCAGGGCCAGGAAGTGTATTTCTCAGAATTCAGAGCTGAATGGCTCCTCTGTTGCCTCTCTCAGTGGGGACCAGTCCAGTCTGGGCCTGCTGCAGGCCATGTTGGCTCAGGTGGAGGCAGATTTGGATACTCTGATTCCTGACACTGAACCAGCTTCAGCACAGAGtccaaaacagcacagaaaacaggGCCTCACTGGATTCTCTGTGGGCTTGGTTTCCACTCTGGGACGTTTAGTGCACCTCCTCAAACAG aaggaagaggaagcttACAAAGAggctcagcagaggagaagactggaggaggagctgagcgaGCAGCGTGGGCTTATTGATGCTCTCACTGCTGAGACGATGGCTCTGAGAGAAGAAGCCTCCACCCTGCAG GCCAggttacagcagcagacagcagaggtggagCAGAAGCTGGACACGGTGGTGTTGGCAATGGGGGGACTTGGATTACTGGAGGCACACATTGAACCGAACCAAGGCTCCGATGTCAAAGCTGCAG TTTGTCAGTCTGCACCAGTTGCTGAGCGAGATCCTGAACGCCGCCAAGcctctgtttctcctgctgTGTTGCTCTCACCCCCTCGACAGAGAGACAACTTGCAACAAGTTCCTG TGACTCACCCTGTACGGCTGCACCAGGAGCTTCCTCATGTAGATATCTTGCCTTCCCGTGAGGATGTCCAGGCCcacagctcagcctccagcCTCACCAGCCTTCCTCTCACCAGCCTGCCCTCCACTTCCTATTTATCGCTGACGTCTGACCCTCTCGGCTCACAGCTCTCTCCTGAGGCCATGCTGGCCGAGATCGCTCAGCTGAGTAGACAGAACGACCTGATTAAGGCCCGGCTTAGCCAGGCTAAGGGCTTTGAGTCAGGGGTAAGAGGATCGCCTACCAGCAGCAATGGGCAGCGAAGGTGGAGCTCCGGCAGCACAGGAAGAGTCACGCCCCAAAGCGCTGGAGAGGGGAGGACGTCAGTTTGCAGCAGCACAGGGAGAAGCAGTCGGCATGTCAAGGCTGCTGAAGGAGAGCCGACGACTGATCAG GCAACATCACCAAACGCCCTCCCCTTGAGCAGTGTAGAACAGCGCCTCCTGGAGCTGAACAGACAGAGTGCAGCAGCGAGGGGTCGACTGCTGGAGCTCATCGAGCAGCAGAAGCAAAATGTTTCAGCCAGAGTTTCTCCCTCTGAGTCCCCCATCCCTCCTTCTGCCTTCAGCCCGCATTCAGCAG gaggaagaggaagtccAGAGGTGTCCATGCTGCTGCCTGCACAGGAGCTCCAGTCACACACTGGTGGTGGTGAGAGACA ATATGCTGGTTCAGAAGCGTCTTCTCACAGTCTTGGAGGAGAAACGAGGGATGGCCAAACAAAG CAGatggagagacggagggagCGAGAGGGCTGGTTCGCCCTGTCCGCTCATGTGAGATGA
- the spice1 gene encoding spindle and centriole-associated protein 1 isoform X3, translating to MSFVRVGRPQQHTKGKRPVRPKKAAAPKREWVNTVNDLSVHKPTPAELSHRHEIHKSHNKAAAQWELREKALKRRFRHPGSPAPLDHASLSIIREVFSDQLLLQDVLARSDRAMAVVKDLFGDAPRRQTGHPSVTMAPNCDSDSALPVLQRPDPPTQLSLLSQSMMDQQALNEVEASEADYSEDDACPTDYHVIQRANLRKMKAKSRGRLIQRQEVHRPNRDVADRDNVPVTPCPSGRAPDQTALNATVAVKRIRSRQSQSEEGKEEPSVLVSQVLNPELPLSQSGGISNRTSRARKCISQNSELNGSSVASLSGDQSSLGLLQAMLAQVEADLDTLIPDTEPASAQSPKQHRKQGLTGFSVGLVSTLGRLVHLLKQKEEEAYKEAQQRRRLEEELSEQRGLIDALTAETMALREEASTLQARLQQQTAEVEQKLDTVVLAMGGLGLLEAHIEPNQGSDVKAAVAERDPERRQASVSPAVLLSPPRQRDNLQQVPVTHPVRLHQELPHVDILPSREDVQAHSSASSLTSLPLTSLPSTSYLSLTSDPLGSQLSPEAMLAEIAQLSRQNDLIKARLSQAKGFESGVRGSPTSSNGQRRWSSGSTGRVTPQSAGEGRTSVCSSTGRSSRHVKAAEGEPTTDQATSPNALPLSSVEQRLLELNRQSAAARGRLLELIEQQKQNVSARVSPSESPIPPSAFSPHSAGGRGSPEVSMLLPAQELQSHTGGGERQYAGSEASSHSLGGETRDGQTKQMERRREREGWFALSAHVR from the exons ATGTCGTTTGTGAGAGTGGGGCGTCCACAACAACACACCAAAGGGAAAAGGCCTGTTCGGCCCAAGAAGGCAGCTGCTCCCAAAAGAGAGTGGGTG AACACTGTCAATGACCTATCTGTGCACAAGCCGACACCTGCAGAGCTG AGCCATCGGCATGAGATTCACAAATCCCACAACAAGGCCGCAGCTCAGTgggagctgagagagaaagcCCTAAAACGCCGTTTCAGGCACCCTGGGAGCCCTGCGCCTCTCGACCACGCCAGCCTCAGCATCAtcagggag GTGTTCTCTGACCAGCTGCTGCTACAAGATGTGCTTGCCCGCTCTGACAGAGCCATGGCTGTGGTCAAGGACTTGTTTGGAGATGCGCCACGCAGGCAGACTG ggcaCCCCAGTGTGACGATGGCTCCAAACTGTGACTCTGACTCAGCACTGCCTGTGCTCCAGAGACCAGATCCTCCAACTCAGCTGTCACTGCTCAGCCAGTCTATGATGGACCAACAG GCTCTTAATGAAGTAGAAGCTTCAGAAGCAGACTACAGTGAAGACGACGCCTGTCCTACTGACTATCATGTAATCCAAAG GGCCAATCTACGAAAAATGAAGGCAAAGTCTCGGGGGAGATTGATACAGCGACAGGAAGTCCACCGTCCAAATCGTGATGTGGCAGACAGAGATAATGTCCCTGTAACCCCCTGCCCATCAGGCAGAGCACCAGACCAAACAG CTCTCAATGCCACAGTGGCTGTCAAGCGTATTCGGTCCAGACAAAGTCAGTCAGAGGAAGGCAAGGAAGAACCTTCAGTCCTGGTTTCTCAGGTCCTGAACCCCGAGCTGCCTCTCAGCCAGTCAG GCGGGATCAGTAATCGTACCAGCAGGGCCAGGAAGTGTATTTCTCAGAATTCAGAGCTGAATGGCTCCTCTGTTGCCTCTCTCAGTGGGGACCAGTCCAGTCTGGGCCTGCTGCAGGCCATGTTGGCTCAGGTGGAGGCAGATTTGGATACTCTGATTCCTGACACTGAACCAGCTTCAGCACAGAGtccaaaacagcacagaaaacaggGCCTCACTGGATTCTCTGTGGGCTTGGTTTCCACTCTGGGACGTTTAGTGCACCTCCTCAAACAG aaggaagaggaagcttACAAAGAggctcagcagaggagaagactggaggaggagctgagcgaGCAGCGTGGGCTTATTGATGCTCTCACTGCTGAGACGATGGCTCTGAGAGAAGAAGCCTCCACCCTGCAG GCCAggttacagcagcagacagcagaggtggagCAGAAGCTGGACACGGTGGTGTTGGCAATGGGGGGACTTGGATTACTGGAGGCACACATTGAACCGAACCAAGGCTCCGATGTCAAAGCTGCAG TTGCTGAGCGAGATCCTGAACGCCGCCAAGcctctgtttctcctgctgTGTTGCTCTCACCCCCTCGACAGAGAGACAACTTGCAACAAGTTCCTG TGACTCACCCTGTACGGCTGCACCAGGAGCTTCCTCATGTAGATATCTTGCCTTCCCGTGAGGATGTCCAGGCCcacagctcagcctccagcCTCACCAGCCTTCCTCTCACCAGCCTGCCCTCCACTTCCTATTTATCGCTGACGTCTGACCCTCTCGGCTCACAGCTCTCTCCTGAGGCCATGCTGGCCGAGATCGCTCAGCTGAGTAGACAGAACGACCTGATTAAGGCCCGGCTTAGCCAGGCTAAGGGCTTTGAGTCAGGGGTAAGAGGATCGCCTACCAGCAGCAATGGGCAGCGAAGGTGGAGCTCCGGCAGCACAGGAAGAGTCACGCCCCAAAGCGCTGGAGAGGGGAGGACGTCAGTTTGCAGCAGCACAGGGAGAAGCAGTCGGCATGTCAAGGCTGCTGAAGGAGAGCCGACGACTGATCAG GCAACATCACCAAACGCCCTCCCCTTGAGCAGTGTAGAACAGCGCCTCCTGGAGCTGAACAGACAGAGTGCAGCAGCGAGGGGTCGACTGCTGGAGCTCATCGAGCAGCAGAAGCAAAATGTTTCAGCCAGAGTTTCTCCCTCTGAGTCCCCCATCCCTCCTTCTGCCTTCAGCCCGCATTCAGCAG gaggaagaggaagtccAGAGGTGTCCATGCTGCTGCCTGCACAGGAGCTCCAGTCACACACTGGTGGTGGTGAGAGACA ATATGCTGGTTCAGAAGCGTCTTCTCACAGTCTTGGAGGAGAAACGAGGGATGGCCAAACAAAG CAGatggagagacggagggagCGAGAGGGCTGGTTCGCCCTGTCCGCTCATGTGAGATGA
- the spice1 gene encoding spindle and centriole-associated protein 1 isoform X2, which produces MSFVRVGRPQQHTKGKRPVRPKKAAAPKREWVNTVNDLSVHKPTPAELSHRHEIHKSHNKAAAQWELREKALKRRFRHPGSPAPLDHASLSIIREVFSDQLLLQDVLARSDRAMAVVKDLFGDAPRRQTGHPSVTMAPNCDSDSALPVLQRPDPPTQLSLLSQSMMDQQALNEVEASEADYSEDDACPTDYHVIQRANLRKMKAKSRGRLIQRQEVHRPNRDVADRDNVPVTPCPSGRAPDQTALNATVAVKRIRSRQSQSEEGKEEPSVLVSQVLNPELPLSQSGGISNRTSRARKCISQNSELNGSSVASLSGDQSSLGLLQAMLAQVEADLDTLIPDTEPASAQSPKQHRKQGLTGFSVGLVSTLGRLVHLLKQKEEEAYKEAQQRRRLEEELSEQRGLIDALTAETMALREEASTLQARLQQQTAEVEQKLDTVVLAMGGLGLLEAHIEPNQGSDVKAAVCQSAPVAERDPERRQASVSPAVLLSPPRQRDNLQQVPVTHPVRLHQELPHVDILPSREDVQAHSSASSLTSLPLTSLPSTSYLSLTSDPLGSQLSPEAMLAEIAQLSRQNDLIKARLSQAKGFESGVRGSPTSSNGQRRWSSGSTGRVTPQSAGEGRTSVCSSTGRSSRHVKAAEGEPTTDQATSPNALPLSSVEQRLLELNRQSAAARGRLLELIEQQKQNVSARVSPSESPIPPSAFSPHSAGGRGSPEVSMLLPAQELQSHTGGGERQYAGSEASSHSLGGETRDGQTKMERRREREGWFALSAHVR; this is translated from the exons ATGTCGTTTGTGAGAGTGGGGCGTCCACAACAACACACCAAAGGGAAAAGGCCTGTTCGGCCCAAGAAGGCAGCTGCTCCCAAAAGAGAGTGGGTG AACACTGTCAATGACCTATCTGTGCACAAGCCGACACCTGCAGAGCTG AGCCATCGGCATGAGATTCACAAATCCCACAACAAGGCCGCAGCTCAGTgggagctgagagagaaagcCCTAAAACGCCGTTTCAGGCACCCTGGGAGCCCTGCGCCTCTCGACCACGCCAGCCTCAGCATCAtcagggag GTGTTCTCTGACCAGCTGCTGCTACAAGATGTGCTTGCCCGCTCTGACAGAGCCATGGCTGTGGTCAAGGACTTGTTTGGAGATGCGCCACGCAGGCAGACTG ggcaCCCCAGTGTGACGATGGCTCCAAACTGTGACTCTGACTCAGCACTGCCTGTGCTCCAGAGACCAGATCCTCCAACTCAGCTGTCACTGCTCAGCCAGTCTATGATGGACCAACAG GCTCTTAATGAAGTAGAAGCTTCAGAAGCAGACTACAGTGAAGACGACGCCTGTCCTACTGACTATCATGTAATCCAAAG GGCCAATCTACGAAAAATGAAGGCAAAGTCTCGGGGGAGATTGATACAGCGACAGGAAGTCCACCGTCCAAATCGTGATGTGGCAGACAGAGATAATGTCCCTGTAACCCCCTGCCCATCAGGCAGAGCACCAGACCAAACAG CTCTCAATGCCACAGTGGCTGTCAAGCGTATTCGGTCCAGACAAAGTCAGTCAGAGGAAGGCAAGGAAGAACCTTCAGTCCTGGTTTCTCAGGTCCTGAACCCCGAGCTGCCTCTCAGCCAGTCAG GCGGGATCAGTAATCGTACCAGCAGGGCCAGGAAGTGTATTTCTCAGAATTCAGAGCTGAATGGCTCCTCTGTTGCCTCTCTCAGTGGGGACCAGTCCAGTCTGGGCCTGCTGCAGGCCATGTTGGCTCAGGTGGAGGCAGATTTGGATACTCTGATTCCTGACACTGAACCAGCTTCAGCACAGAGtccaaaacagcacagaaaacaggGCCTCACTGGATTCTCTGTGGGCTTGGTTTCCACTCTGGGACGTTTAGTGCACCTCCTCAAACAG aaggaagaggaagcttACAAAGAggctcagcagaggagaagactggaggaggagctgagcgaGCAGCGTGGGCTTATTGATGCTCTCACTGCTGAGACGATGGCTCTGAGAGAAGAAGCCTCCACCCTGCAG GCCAggttacagcagcagacagcagaggtggagCAGAAGCTGGACACGGTGGTGTTGGCAATGGGGGGACTTGGATTACTGGAGGCACACATTGAACCGAACCAAGGCTCCGATGTCAAAGCTGCAG TTTGTCAGTCTGCACCAGTTGCTGAGCGAGATCCTGAACGCCGCCAAGcctctgtttctcctgctgTGTTGCTCTCACCCCCTCGACAGAGAGACAACTTGCAACAAGTTCCTG TGACTCACCCTGTACGGCTGCACCAGGAGCTTCCTCATGTAGATATCTTGCCTTCCCGTGAGGATGTCCAGGCCcacagctcagcctccagcCTCACCAGCCTTCCTCTCACCAGCCTGCCCTCCACTTCCTATTTATCGCTGACGTCTGACCCTCTCGGCTCACAGCTCTCTCCTGAGGCCATGCTGGCCGAGATCGCTCAGCTGAGTAGACAGAACGACCTGATTAAGGCCCGGCTTAGCCAGGCTAAGGGCTTTGAGTCAGGGGTAAGAGGATCGCCTACCAGCAGCAATGGGCAGCGAAGGTGGAGCTCCGGCAGCACAGGAAGAGTCACGCCCCAAAGCGCTGGAGAGGGGAGGACGTCAGTTTGCAGCAGCACAGGGAGAAGCAGTCGGCATGTCAAGGCTGCTGAAGGAGAGCCGACGACTGATCAG GCAACATCACCAAACGCCCTCCCCTTGAGCAGTGTAGAACAGCGCCTCCTGGAGCTGAACAGACAGAGTGCAGCAGCGAGGGGTCGACTGCTGGAGCTCATCGAGCAGCAGAAGCAAAATGTTTCAGCCAGAGTTTCTCCCTCTGAGTCCCCCATCCCTCCTTCTGCCTTCAGCCCGCATTCAGCAG gaggaagaggaagtccAGAGGTGTCCATGCTGCTGCCTGCACAGGAGCTCCAGTCACACACTGGTGGTGGTGAGAGACA ATATGCTGGTTCAGAAGCGTCTTCTCACAGTCTTGGAGGAGAAACGAGGGATGGCCAAACAAAG atggagagacggagggagCGAGAGGGCTGGTTCGCCCTGTCCGCTCATGTGAGATGA